CAGTTACTATGAAGTTAAAAAAGGCGACACCCTTTACTTCATTGCTTATGTCACCAATAAAGACGTTAAAGACCTCATCGGTTATAACAAGTTGTCTGCTCCTTACACTATCCACCCAGGGCAGAAGCTTAAGTTGTGGCGTCCTAGCTATAATGCGCCAGCGTATGGTAAGTCAACGGTAGCGGCAGCAGCAGTTGCAGCGCCTGTCGCCGCATCCACAACGTCATCTGCGGCAAGTAAACCGAAAACCACACCACAAAAGAGCAAAAACTCTAAACCGGCTCCAGCTCAAACTACCACCAAAGTGGTGAAAAAAGATCCACCAAAGAAGGTTGAACAATCCAAATCAAAGGAGTATGTTGGGTCTAAAGGTAAACAGAATGTTACACCGTCCACCAAACCAACCAGTGATAAAGTATCCAAATGGTTATGGCCAACTAAAGGGAGAGTAATCAAGAATTTCTCTGTAGGCGAACAAGG
This region of Vibrio sp. BS-M-Sm-2 genomic DNA includes:
- the nlpD gene encoding murein hydrolase activator NlpD, with amino-acid sequence MRSKLLKGSTLLLSCALVGCAANSPAPVSSLNKNYSSIDRGSYRGSYYEVKKGDTLYFIAYVTNKDVKDLIGYNKLSAPYTIHPGQKLKLWRPSYNAPAYGKSTVAAAAVAAPVAASTTSSAASKPKTTPQKSKNSKPAPAQTTTKVVKKDPPKKVEQSKSKEYVGSKGKQNVTPSTKPTSDKVSKWLWPTKGRVIKNFSVGEQGNKGIDIAGQRGQPIVSTAGGTVVYSGNALRGYGNLVIVKHNDNYLSAYAHNDRLLVSEGQSVKPGQKIATMGSSGASSVRLHFEIRYQGKSVNPKRYLP